From the genome of Haloferax sp. Atlit-12N:
TCCGGGTCGTCTCCGTCATCGTAGGTCACTTCCCCCTGTGCAGCGACCCATCGCTCTGTGTCATCGGCAAGGCGGAACTCGGTCACGTAGTGCCCGGTCTCTTCAACTGCGACCTCCAGTGCGTGAACGACGCGCTGTGTGTCTGTCGGATGAACCTGACTCAAGAAGTCATCAAGGTCGGCGATATCTTCGAACACAGTCTGCGAAGGAGGATACAGCGAGACAGCATCCGCGGAGATATCCCAGTCCCAGATAACGGTCTCTGTGGCCTGGAGCGCATATGCCATAATCGAGGCCGAGTTGTCGCCCGGTCTGTAGTTTGTTGACGATTCGTTCCCAGGACCCGTCATGTCGGTTATATTGATTGCGTATCACTTCAATATTACATATCAGTTCAATATTACCCGGCGATATCAGAGTGTGATACTACTGCTCCCCGACCAACGCATGCTCACGACAATCGACGTCACGGGACTACAGCGTGATGCAGTCCAGCAACGACTCCGCTTGGAGGTCGCCGTTGATGATAATCGTGAAAATAGCGTGAGATATGAGATGAACGGGGCCTGTTGGATTGGATCGCTTTCGCGCTTCGATGCGAAGCCGATACATTGAGAGCGCCGGTCGCAACGACTGTGCAGTAGGCATCGCAATCGGCGTGGCGCTCGGGGCGGGGCTGGGAGCCGGGTTGTCGATGGGGGAGGGTGTGTTTCGCGTCGACCCAACCGTAGTTTTGGTAGTGTGGCGACACACTAGGCTTTCACCAAGTGGTTCTAGTGGTCAGTCATGAGTAGTGACCCAGTAGACGCTGAAAGCACGGTGTCTGGGAACCAAGCGACGATTCCAGCACGGATTCGTCGAGAACTGGGGATCGACGATGGCGACCAACTTCGCTGGCATCTCGAAGACGACGGAAGTATTCGAGTTCGTGTCGTCCAACAACGGAGTGGGACGTTTGCGGATTTCGATGGCTATGCTGTCGACGAAGAAACGGACGCCACCGAGAACCATGACGCGTGGGGCGTCGGGGCGGAGTAAACGAGAGTGGGTTTTCTCCGGAAACGGTGGGGTGTATTGAGCGTCACCCTGCCCTCACGTTTGGGACTGTGTCGTCCTCAGGTTCGACGCCGAGTGTCCGCGCTCGTTTCCTGCAGTTCGAGGCGTGCCGTCGCAAGGTCCCGTTCCGAGGCTCCGAAGAATCCCTGCGTGAAACCCGCCCCGAACATCGCATCGACGAGTGCGTCACCTCGCTCGGGGACGTCCTCACGGTCCACGACAGTAGCGAAGCGAAACGTGTGCGAATTCCCTGTCGCAGCGTCAAACGTCAGTTGCCATCGGTACTGTCTCGCCGACCGGCCAGTACCCAGGTACAGGTTCGAGTCGGCGTTGTCATCGTCACCCGGCACAACGTCTCCAGCGTGAGAGACGAGTGATCCGGCGTTCCACCTGTGTTCGACCGTCAGAGAGGCAGTTTTCCACCCGCTCCTCGCGTGATAGTTCGACCCTGGAATAAGTTGATACGTGGTGACGAGGGCGTAGCGGCCGGTCGCCTCGAGGTCGTGAACCGACGCTGACTGTCGGACGGTTCCGTACGTCGTGCTCCCCGCCGTCGTCGTGTCGGTGGCCACGACGGGGCTGTCGCGTTGACCTGTCGACGGGACTGGCTCCGGAGCGGAGGTGGCTGGTGGAACGGAAGGCTCGCCGGCACCCCAGTTCGCCCCGAGGACGCCGACGACTCCGGCGCTGGCGACCAGTCCGAGAAGCGTGCGACGGTGCATCGTTCCGAGCGAGTCGCTCCGCGAGTGAATCTCTGTTGGTGTACGAGGACGGAGTGTTCGACGCACTCACGAGAACGACCGTCTCAAGAATCGCGCCACTTGTGGCCACACTCGACGCACGTGAACAGCCGTACCTCGTAGGAGCCACCCGGTTTCGGCATCATCTGATAGTTGGCTCGGTCGCTGTCGCAGTCGTCCGCCGGACAGGGCTCCTGCATCGTCTCGGAGGAGTCTTGGGTCGCGTCGGCCACGGCGGGTGCGCCGTCGTCTCGCTGTCCGTCCTGAATCGACATGGCTGCTTCCGCTTGCGAGTCCCGCGGTTCTTCGTGTTCGCAGGAGCGACACACCCACGTGTCACCTTCCGTGTGCATTAGCGACCCGCATTCGGAGCAAAATTGCATCGTTGGCGGGAGTATACGGCTGGCCGATATATGTGTTAATTTCCGCTTCGTCGTGGAGGAGTGGCATCTCCACACCGTGTTCGAGTAGCATTCATGGTGTCAGTAACCCACTCTGCCGGGTGTCTAAGGCGATTTTGGGTAGGTTACGGTTCTAGACAGCGATTGTGGTCACGGGGGGACCCGTTTTGGCTTAGTCGTCGTCGATACTCGACCCTGCCCGATTCGGCGAACTCGCTCGCTCGGCACCCGTCGAGTCGCTCGTGCCGGAGAGGAGTGGCTCAACTTGCTGGAATTCCAGGAGCATGCCAGCGATGGCGATGACAGAGATGAGTGCAAATGGGAATCCAGTGATGATTGCCGACGAGCGGAGCGCGTTGATACCGCCACCGACGATGAGTAGCGACGCGAGCCCGCCCATGAGGGCCCCCCAGATGACGCGGTTGACAGTCGAGGGGTGTTGCTTCCCACCTGTCGTGAGCATCCCGAGTGCGAGTGTCGAGGAGTCAGCAGACGTGATGAAGAATGTGACCACGAGGAACAGAAACACGGCCGAAAGCACGCCACCGAATGGCAACGAGCCGAACAACGGGAAGCCGGAGACGGCAACGCCGTGTTCGGCAACCATCTCGAGCATCGGTGCGATGTTCTGCCGTTCGAAGAAAATCGCACTCCCGCCCATCGTGAGGAACCACGGCGTGGTCGCAACGGTTGAGCCTACGAGTGCCGTGGCGACGACTTGCCTGATCGTCCGGCCGCGTGAGATCCGGGCTACGAACAGCCCACCAAATGGTGCCCACGAGAACACCCATGCCCAATAAAAGACAGTCCAGTTGCCGACCCACTCGCCAGATCCCGTCGCGTTGGTGTACAACGACATCTCGAGGAAGCCAACGAAGTAGCTCCCCATCGCCTGGAGGCCCGTATTCATGATGTAGTTGGTTGGCCCCAACAGGAACGTCATGACCGTCAGGACGGCGAAGACGCCCATATTGAACCGTGAAATT
Proteins encoded in this window:
- a CDS encoding RPA12/RPB9/RPC11 RNA polymerase family protein is translated as MQFCSECGSLMHTEGDTWVCRSCEHEEPRDSQAEAAMSIQDGQRDDGAPAVADATQDSSETMQEPCPADDCDSDRANYQMMPKPGGSYEVRLFTCVECGHKWRDS
- a CDS encoding AbrB/MazE/SpoVT family DNA-binding domain-containing protein, whose amino-acid sequence is MSSDPVDAESTVSGNQATIPARIRRELGIDDGDQLRWHLEDDGSIRVRVVQQRSGTFADFDGYAVDEETDATENHDAWGVGAE
- a CDS encoding BCCT family transporter — protein: MVENNTPIQRFVDELDFTIFGIGFSVSLLAIIVFFSNPTASANAMEQINTFLWTEYMWVYIGTMFLMVMFSLWLMVGPWGRIKLGKPDEDPEFGLLSYFSMMFSAGIAAGIVFWGPAEALSHYQTVPPLIGGEPQSATAAVGAIQYTLFHWGISYWVPYLIVALPIAYYAFRQDAPMRVSTLIAPFVGVDKLDGVLAKGIDILAVFATIGGIATTLGFVGEQFLTGLAYNFGVSIGDTGTVLVITGLTVAFTASVALGVKKGIARISRFNMGVFAVLTVMTFLLGPTNYIMNTGLQAMGSYFVGFLEMSLYTNATGSGEWVGNWTVFYWAWVFSWAPFGGLFVARISRGRTIRQVVATALVGSTVATTPWFLTMGGSAIFFERQNIAPMLEMVAEHGVAVSGFPLFGSLPFGGVLSAVFLFLVVTFFITSADSSTLALGMLTTGGKQHPSTVNRVIWGALMGGLASLLIVGGGINALRSSAIITGFPFALISVIAIAGMLLEFQQVEPLLSGTSDSTGAERASSPNRAGSSIDDD